One Synechococcus sp. UW179A DNA window includes the following coding sequences:
- a CDS encoding ferritin: MSQQQLGPMQARIKQKRQSAATGMATAIWFSEHDLADYTLRVRQEGQQKQTYAALAGDLISRRQTVEINTIQPSRQHWNKTESLISKAFHFEADIPASIQQLYRRAEDSQELRKPTMFVDPAVDAQEQSEHKAADRLGPMTCATNQPAALMIIDAERRKDEANMAKLAGRRNHNGQDCPNAPTHIGTSKTDRNIFCSTSLAALDTVQAGRS, from the coding sequence ATGTCACAGCAGCAGCTGGGCCCGATGCAGGCTCGAATAAAGCAGAAAAGGCAATCGGCGGCTACCGGCATGGCGACCGCCATCTGGTTTAGCGAACACGACCTGGCTGATTACACCCTTAGGGTCCGTCAAGAGGGCCAGCAGAAGCAGACTTATGCTGCACTAGCTGGTGATCTGATTTCAAGACGTCAGACGGTTGAAATCAACACCATTCAGCCATCGCGCCAGCACTGGAACAAAACCGAGTCTTTGATCTCAAAAGCGTTCCATTTCGAGGCTGATATCCCGGCATCGATTCAGCAGTTGTACCGAAGGGCTGAAGACAGTCAGGAGCTGCGCAAACCGACGATGTTTGTCGATCCCGCTGTCGATGCACAAGAACAATCGGAGCACAAGGCGGCTGATCGGCTCGGACCCATGACATGCGCCACAAATCAGCCTGCCGCATTGATGATCATCGACGCAGAACGACGAAAAGACGAAGCGAATATGGCCAAACTGGCAGGACGAAGGAATCACAATGGGCAAGATTGTCCGAACGCACCGACACACATAGGCACATCAAAAACAGACCGAAACATTTTTTGCTCAACATCTTTAGCAGCGCTTGATACCGTTCAAGCGGGTCGTTCATGA
- a CDS encoding DMT family transporter — protein MRGLLTTFRGSQSPEEWKACVSLVGAALAFSLMTVCVKHLGGRLPVAEVVLIRSLISLVITLTMLRRLGVSPWGYQRGLLLVRGVLGTGALLMFFQAISSLPLAAATLLQYTYPTLTTVCAWALLREPIRKRISLAILLGLFGVLLVVQPEWAGQSMAGLPPLSALIGLGGALLTALAYVSVRQLSVREHPLVIVFYFPLVSVPATLPLLVNNLVLPTGSDWLWLLGVGLLTQIGQVWLTEGLAALPAARATSINYVQVVFATLWGVLIFAEPVTGTVIVGALCVLGATLISLSAKQRQAGSIASG, from the coding sequence ATGCGAGGCCTGCTGACAACCTTCCGTGGATCGCAGTCCCCTGAGGAATGGAAGGCCTGCGTGAGTCTGGTCGGAGCGGCATTGGCCTTCAGCCTGATGACCGTCTGCGTCAAGCACCTCGGAGGCCGCTTGCCTGTGGCTGAGGTCGTGCTGATTCGATCGCTGATCAGCCTCGTGATCACGCTCACCATGTTGAGGCGACTGGGAGTGTCCCCCTGGGGCTATCAGAGGGGATTGCTGCTGGTGAGAGGTGTGCTCGGCACTGGAGCACTACTGATGTTTTTCCAGGCTATTTCCAGCCTGCCTCTGGCCGCAGCAACCCTTCTTCAGTACACCTACCCGACCCTCACGACGGTTTGCGCCTGGGCCTTGCTGCGGGAACCGATCCGCAAGCGCATTAGCCTGGCGATCCTGCTGGGGCTATTCGGTGTCCTGCTTGTGGTGCAGCCCGAATGGGCAGGACAGTCGATGGCTGGACTTCCACCGCTCTCAGCACTGATCGGACTTGGCGGAGCCCTGTTAACAGCGCTCGCTTACGTGAGCGTCCGCCAACTTTCTGTGCGGGAGCATCCTCTGGTGATCGTGTTCTATTTCCCACTCGTCTCCGTCCCGGCGACGTTGCCTTTACTGGTGAACAATCTGGTGCTGCCAACGGGAAGCGACTGGCTGTGGTTACTGGGCGTCGGTCTACTCACGCAGATTGGGCAGGTTTGGCTGACCGAAGGCCTGGCGGCTCTGCCTGCGGCGCGCGCAACCTCAATCAATTACGTGCAGGTCGTGTTCGCCACCCTCTGGGGTGTGTTGATCTTTGCTGAACCGGTAACCGGCACCGTCATCGTCGGTGCGCTTTGCGTGCTCGGCGCCACGCTGATCAGCCTCAGCGCCAAACAACGTCAGGCTGGATCGATCGCCAGTGGATAA
- the ruvA gene encoding Holliday junction branch migration protein RuvA, with amino-acid sequence MIGWLQGERIQIWEQGGRRGVVVACSGVGYEVQLTKRDQEAQTGGNCTLWIHQVQRDDGSTLFGFHQQRDRDLFRTLIAVNGVGPQMALSLLDCCSAPELVLAIIEGDLKRLTQAQGVGKRTAERIAVELRDRLGSWAPEANEASLSIVDRSDVKALPIQPDSLQELQLTLETLGYEDLEIRRAMRAVASSSEVPKDNDSEGWLRASLRWLSESA; translated from the coding sequence ATGATCGGCTGGCTTCAGGGTGAACGGATCCAGATCTGGGAGCAGGGAGGCCGCAGGGGTGTTGTCGTCGCCTGTTCAGGGGTCGGCTATGAGGTGCAGCTGACCAAACGCGACCAGGAGGCTCAAACAGGTGGCAACTGCACTCTCTGGATCCATCAAGTTCAGCGAGACGACGGCTCGACACTCTTCGGATTTCACCAACAAAGGGACCGTGATCTTTTTCGCACTCTGATTGCAGTGAATGGCGTAGGCCCCCAGATGGCACTCTCCCTACTCGATTGCTGCTCGGCACCAGAACTGGTCTTGGCGATCATTGAAGGAGACCTGAAGCGGCTGACGCAGGCTCAGGGGGTCGGCAAGCGCACCGCCGAGCGGATCGCGGTGGAACTCCGAGATCGCCTTGGCTCCTGGGCACCCGAGGCCAATGAGGCATCACTGTCCATCGTTGATCGCAGCGACGTGAAAGCCCTTCCGATTCAGCCCGATTCCCTACAAGAGCTGCAACTCACCCTCGAGACTCTCGGCTATGAGGACCTCGAGATTCGTCGGGCCATGCGTGCTGTTGCCAGCAGTTCCGAGGTGCCTAAAGACAACGACAGTGAAGGATGGCTGCGTGCCAGTTTGCGTTGGCTCAG
- the dnaG gene encoding DNA primase: MVSPRLHPRTIEAVKERADIVDVVGEHVVLKKKGREFVGICPFHDDSKPSMTVSPAKQFYYCFSCGAGGNSIKFLMEFQRQSFSEVVLDLARRYQLPVETVDGPQQEKLKQQLSRRDKLHRALALASGWFRAQLRTDAGVDALRYLRETRGLSETTLDQFELGYAPDQWDGLLKHLQHVEGLAPELLEAAGLVVPRKGGNGFYDRFRHRVIVPIRDRQGRVIGFGGRSLDGSEPKYLNSPETEVFEKGKHLFGLDRASSAIRKDDRAVVVEGYFDVIALHAAGVTNAVASLGTALSSQQITQLCRCSDGKRIVLNFDADGAGVRAANRAIGEVEQLALQGQLELRVLHLPSGKDPDEFLKDHGAGDYRALLDQAPLWLDWQIEQVLEGRDLSKADQFQRSVASLVALLGKLPQSAIRTHYIQQVAERLSGGQGRLALQLEDDLRQQVQGQRWHGRSTRHEKAGEASQRERSEAEILLLYLHCPSHRAGIRQELRSRELEDFALQHHRLLWSGITDLEEGNLGSTRLEAISRGEDRGDELADLDLPRLLTDQLLLENSDLVTRLTPLLEPDELQRVALSRPMDQLRGTAAMLERQKSHKRCRHLLEAWTGQRLQTLERCIAVLIEQEKDEQSAPAAEIEVDMEQRIHAMFEDLNAEALRFQELYYSERRHIQHLDQQRCAGYASDTSSTPAASVNG, encoded by the coding sequence ATGGTCAGCCCTCGACTTCACCCACGCACCATCGAGGCCGTTAAGGAACGCGCCGACATCGTGGACGTTGTTGGTGAGCACGTCGTGCTCAAGAAGAAGGGTCGTGAGTTCGTCGGCATCTGCCCGTTTCACGATGACAGCAAGCCGTCGATGACGGTGTCTCCTGCCAAGCAGTTCTATTACTGCTTCTCCTGCGGTGCAGGAGGTAACTCCATCAAGTTTCTGATGGAGTTTCAACGTCAGAGTTTCAGCGAGGTGGTCCTTGACCTTGCCCGTCGATACCAGCTGCCGGTGGAGACCGTTGACGGTCCTCAGCAGGAGAAACTCAAACAGCAGCTGTCCCGCCGCGACAAGCTGCACCGGGCGCTCGCGCTGGCCTCGGGTTGGTTTCGTGCGCAGCTCAGAACTGACGCCGGCGTGGATGCCCTTCGCTACCTGCGTGAGACGCGCGGACTGAGCGAAACCACCCTCGACCAGTTTGAGCTGGGGTATGCGCCGGATCAGTGGGATGGCCTGCTCAAGCATCTGCAGCATGTAGAGGGTCTTGCTCCCGAACTACTGGAAGCAGCCGGTCTGGTGGTTCCCCGCAAAGGGGGGAACGGGTTTTATGACCGATTCCGCCACCGGGTGATTGTTCCCATCCGTGATCGCCAGGGTCGGGTGATTGGGTTCGGTGGACGCAGCCTTGATGGCAGTGAGCCCAAGTACCTCAACTCACCTGAAACAGAGGTGTTTGAGAAAGGCAAGCATCTTTTTGGACTTGACCGGGCCTCATCGGCAATCCGCAAGGACGACCGGGCTGTGGTGGTGGAGGGTTACTTCGATGTCATCGCGCTACATGCCGCAGGTGTCACCAATGCGGTGGCCTCCCTAGGCACTGCTCTGAGTAGTCAGCAGATCACCCAGCTTTGCCGGTGCAGTGATGGCAAGCGCATCGTTCTGAATTTCGATGCTGATGGGGCCGGCGTCCGTGCCGCCAACCGAGCGATTGGTGAGGTGGAGCAACTGGCACTCCAGGGACAACTGGAGTTGAGGGTTCTGCACCTTCCATCCGGAAAGGACCCCGATGAATTTCTCAAAGACCACGGAGCCGGTGACTACCGAGCTCTACTCGATCAGGCGCCGCTCTGGCTCGACTGGCAGATCGAACAGGTCCTGGAGGGACGAGATCTCAGCAAGGCGGACCAGTTCCAACGCTCCGTGGCTTCGCTTGTTGCGCTGCTGGGCAAGCTTCCTCAATCCGCCATCCGCACCCACTACATCCAGCAGGTGGCTGAGCGCCTCAGCGGTGGGCAAGGGCGTCTGGCTCTGCAGCTGGAAGACGATCTCCGTCAGCAAGTCCAGGGTCAGCGTTGGCATGGCCGCTCAACTCGACACGAGAAGGCTGGAGAAGCTTCCCAGCGTGAACGTTCAGAGGCGGAGATTCTGTTGCTTTATCTCCATTGTCCGTCCCATCGGGCTGGTATCCGACAGGAACTGAGGAGCAGAGAGCTCGAGGATTTTGCACTTCAGCACCACCGGCTGCTCTGGTCTGGCATCACGGATCTCGAGGAAGGCAATCTTGGTAGTACGCGACTGGAAGCGATCAGTCGCGGTGAAGATCGCGGCGACGAACTGGCAGACCTCGATCTGCCTCGACTGCTCACGGATCAGCTCCTGTTGGAAAATAGTGATCTAGTGACGCGCCTCACACCACTGCTCGAACCGGATGAGCTGCAGCGTGTGGCACTGTCTCGGCCCATGGATCAGCTGCGCGGAACGGCAGCGATGCTCGAGCGTCAGAAGAGCCATAAACGCTGCCGGCATTTGCTCGAAGCCTGGACTGGACAACGTCTGCAGACCCTGGAGCGTTGCATTGCCGTGTTGATTGAGCAGGAGAAAGATGAGCAGTCAGCTCCGGCTGCTGAGATCGAAGTCGATATGGAGCAGCGTATTCACGCCATGTTCGAAGACCTCAACGCTGAAGCCCTGCGTTTTCAGGAGCTGTACTACAGCGAGCGTCGCCATATCCAACATCTCGATCAACAGCGCTGTGCTGGTTACGCCTCGGACACCAGCTCCACCCCTGCAGCTTCTGTCAACGGTTGA
- a CDS encoding DUF2834 domain-containing protein, whose amino-acid sequence MAKLRLGLYGATALAGIAWPWYCIYQFIQETEALGLTDPIEIVNLFSQGVWANASAGFIAADLTLVLIASFVFYAAEGIRLKMKFWYLYIAVTFAISFAFSFGLFMFNRERNMAAASANN is encoded by the coding sequence ATGGCAAAGTTACGACTTGGCCTTTATGGGGCTACAGCACTTGCTGGTATTGCGTGGCCCTGGTATTGCATCTATCAGTTCATTCAAGAAACAGAAGCCCTTGGCTTAACAGACCCTATTGAAATCGTTAATTTGTTCTCGCAGGGGGTCTGGGCCAATGCTTCTGCAGGTTTTATTGCTGCTGATCTCACCCTTGTGTTGATCGCATCATTTGTGTTCTATGCGGCCGAAGGTATTCGGTTGAAAATGAAGTTCTGGTATCTCTACATCGCAGTAACATTTGCTATTTCATTTGCTTTTTCGTTTGGTCTGTTTATGTTCAACAGGGAGCGGAACATGGCTGCTGCCTCAGCCAACAACTAG
- a CDS encoding SDR family oxidoreductase, translating to MALITGCRRGIGLAMADALAEAGADIIGISASLNSDSSEVGDAVRKRGRRFSGFRCDLSDRHAVDLVLDQVLSQHPVIDVLVNNAGIVHRSPAEEHSDGLWDMVLEVNLSAAFRVSRRIGTTMLARGKGSIISTTSVLSDQGGLNVASYAASKAGLANLTRSLANEWAGRGVRVNAIAPGYVKTEMTTVLQSDPIRSRQILERIPAGRLGSPDDLRGPVVFLASEASRYVHGETLVVDGGWMGR from the coding sequence GTGGCTCTGATCACAGGATGCCGGCGTGGAATCGGACTCGCTATGGCGGATGCACTGGCCGAAGCTGGAGCAGACATTATTGGCATCAGCGCATCACTCAACTCAGACAGCAGTGAGGTGGGAGACGCAGTTCGTAAGCGTGGACGAAGGTTTTCTGGTTTTCGCTGCGACCTCAGCGACCGCCATGCCGTCGACCTCGTTCTAGACCAGGTTCTCAGCCAACATCCGGTCATTGACGTGTTGGTCAACAACGCAGGCATCGTGCACCGATCACCGGCGGAGGAACACAGCGACGGGCTCTGGGACATGGTGCTCGAGGTCAACCTCAGTGCAGCGTTCAGAGTGAGTCGTCGGATCGGAACAACAATGCTGGCTCGAGGCAAGGGAAGCATCATTTCCACCACCTCCGTGCTCAGTGATCAGGGTGGATTGAATGTGGCTAGCTATGCCGCTAGCAAAGCGGGCCTGGCCAACCTCACTCGCTCATTGGCGAATGAATGGGCGGGACGCGGCGTGAGGGTGAATGCCATCGCACCCGGGTACGTGAAAACGGAAATGACGACGGTATTGCAGTCGGATCCAATCAGATCCAGGCAGATTCTGGAACGCATCCCCGCCGGTCGCTTGGGATCACCTGATGACCTGCGCGGACCGGTGGTGTTTTTAGCCAGTGAGGCATCGCGCTACGTGCATGGCGAGACACTGGTCGTCGATGGCGGCTGGATGGGTCGCTGA
- a CDS encoding ATP-binding cassette domain-containing protein, which produces MTEQTPLVEIKDLNHWFGDGDQRKQVLRSINLTVQPGEITILLGPSGSGKTTLLTMVGGLRSAQDGSLRIFNEELRQTSKANLTRLRRKVGFIFQAHNLMPYLNSQQNVRLGLEVVPEWLERGQAAMNDRCNEVLGQVGLGERLEYFPSKLSGGQKQRVAIARALATSPKLLLADEPTAALDKESGRDVVDLFRTLARDNKTAIVMVTHDNKILDIADRIVKLEQGSLVE; this is translated from the coding sequence ATGACCGAACAAACTCCACTGGTCGAAATCAAGGATTTGAATCACTGGTTCGGTGATGGAGATCAACGCAAACAAGTGTTGCGTTCAATCAACCTCACAGTTCAACCAGGCGAAATCACAATTCTTCTGGGTCCTTCCGGATCAGGTAAAACCACATTGCTGACAATGGTTGGTGGATTACGCTCCGCGCAGGATGGCAGTCTGAGGATCTTCAATGAGGAATTACGGCAAACATCGAAGGCCAATCTCACAAGACTGCGCCGCAAAGTGGGGTTTATTTTTCAGGCTCACAATCTGATGCCGTATCTCAACTCTCAACAGAATGTTCGGCTCGGACTGGAAGTTGTTCCTGAATGGCTAGAGAGAGGGCAGGCTGCCATGAATGATCGCTGCAACGAGGTGCTTGGACAGGTGGGCCTTGGAGAACGCCTTGAGTACTTCCCTTCGAAACTTTCGGGTGGACAGAAGCAACGCGTGGCGATTGCCAGAGCGCTTGCCACTTCACCCAAGCTGCTGCTTGCCGATGAACCCACAGCCGCTCTCGACAAGGAGTCCGGACGCGATGTGGTGGATCTGTTCAGAACCCTGGCCCGTGACAACAAAACCGCGATCGTGATGGTGACCCATGACAACAAAATTCTCGACATCGCCGATCGGATCGTGAAACTCGAACAGGGCTCGCTGGTGGAATGA
- a CDS encoding efflux RND transporter periplasmic adaptor subunit produces the protein MHQGSSLLLALGLSAAILSGCGASEKQKASTESLQPRRVSALGRIEPLDGILKVSLPNSLSNDSIRQVLVEEGQVVEQGQPLALLETQPVLKVNLTKAEAEVTAAQRALDAQISVIDRYRAERRQAQAEARRGKELYQNGATSLQRYEALQADADAALAQLNEAIANEMTLKADVNVKQAQVKQARADLDQATVKAPSNGTILEILARPGNRVGEDGLLLLGDTTRMGVVAEVYQSDLPEIRPGQTATISANGFPGRSQQATVTEIAQQISRQSVATGEAGDKIDKRVVKVKLALPKESLAIASRINNLQVNVLFNPLTDEQRRIRPQQP, from the coding sequence ATGCATCAGGGCTCCTCACTGCTTCTCGCCCTTGGATTGTCGGCTGCAATCCTGAGTGGATGCGGTGCTTCAGAGAAGCAGAAAGCATCCACAGAAAGTCTCCAACCGCGTCGGGTATCAGCCTTGGGACGAATCGAGCCTCTCGACGGAATCCTCAAAGTGAGTCTTCCGAATTCACTCAGCAACGACAGCATCCGTCAGGTTCTAGTGGAGGAAGGTCAGGTTGTTGAACAGGGTCAGCCCCTTGCCCTGCTCGAGACTCAGCCCGTCCTCAAAGTGAATCTAACCAAGGCGGAAGCCGAAGTCACCGCAGCACAACGGGCATTGGATGCTCAGATCTCAGTGATTGACCGCTACAGAGCTGAACGACGACAGGCTCAGGCCGAAGCACGCCGCGGAAAAGAGCTTTACCAAAACGGAGCGACCAGTCTTCAGCGCTACGAAGCACTTCAGGCCGACGCGGATGCAGCTCTGGCACAGCTCAACGAAGCCATCGCCAACGAAATGACGCTGAAGGCGGATGTGAACGTGAAGCAAGCGCAAGTGAAGCAGGCCAGGGCTGACCTGGATCAGGCAACAGTCAAAGCCCCTTCCAACGGAACCATTCTTGAAATTTTGGCTCGACCAGGAAACAGAGTTGGCGAAGACGGTCTACTGCTGCTGGGCGACACCACCAGGATGGGCGTTGTTGCTGAGGTCTACCAAAGCGATCTACCTGAAATTCGTCCCGGGCAAACGGCAACCATCAGCGCCAACGGCTTCCCAGGTCGAAGTCAGCAAGCCACCGTTACCGAGATTGCTCAACAGATCAGCAGACAAAGCGTGGCCACCGGCGAGGCTGGTGACAAGATCGACAAACGGGTGGTGAAAGTGAAGCTTGCTCTCCCGAAAGAAAGTCTTGCCATCGCCAGCAGAATCAACAACCTTCAGGTGAACGTTCTGTTCAACCCACTGACGGACGAACAACGTCGCATCAGACCCCAGCAACCCTGA
- the devC gene encoding ABC transporter permease DevC, with translation MKLIKRTPIAWLQLSHRPLRLAAALAGVGFANVLVFFQLGLSGGLYDSQKRPIQQFNGSLAVIPRRYTNFGEPAGFPRSRLSQVLGVQGVRGVTPLRLGKLQWLNPETQESTQALLMGVDPGNPALKLPELTAQRSSLQLQGGVLFDKASKTSAGPVTARLEQGQPFNTELNGQRTTVNGLFQLGLTFAADINLITSTSNFQTLFPDRDPDEIQIGVVQLQSGAEANAVQNRLNKVLGPSLQVLTVEELQQREVEHWKRNTSFGLIFGLGVLVGFSVGGIVVYQILYSEVGEHISEYATMKAMGYNDRFIVAIIIQESVILASLAFLPSLIVSALLYRVLMQATGLLVVISFSRAALVFTMTLLLCSGSGWLATAKLRRLDPADVF, from the coding sequence GTGAAACTGATCAAGCGCACTCCCATCGCCTGGCTTCAGTTGTCCCACCGTCCTCTGCGCCTGGCCGCAGCTCTGGCAGGCGTTGGGTTCGCCAACGTCCTGGTGTTTTTCCAGCTGGGACTCTCCGGGGGGCTCTACGACAGCCAGAAACGCCCGATTCAACAGTTCAACGGATCTCTGGCTGTGATCCCTCGTCGATACACCAATTTCGGAGAACCCGCTGGCTTTCCTAGATCACGGTTGTCACAGGTCCTTGGGGTGCAAGGCGTGCGTGGAGTCACTCCTTTGCGACTGGGCAAACTGCAGTGGTTGAATCCGGAGACTCAGGAATCAACGCAGGCGTTGTTGATGGGCGTTGACCCCGGTAATCCAGCGCTGAAACTTCCAGAGCTCACGGCACAGCGATCGTCGCTGCAACTGCAAGGTGGCGTTCTATTTGACAAGGCCTCCAAAACATCAGCCGGACCAGTGACTGCACGGCTTGAGCAAGGCCAGCCCTTCAACACTGAACTCAATGGTCAACGCACCACCGTGAACGGGCTGTTTCAACTGGGCCTCACCTTCGCGGCCGATATCAATCTGATCACTTCAACGAGTAATTTCCAGACGCTTTTCCCAGACCGTGACCCCGATGAAATTCAGATCGGAGTGGTTCAACTTCAGTCCGGCGCTGAAGCCAACGCTGTTCAAAACCGGCTGAACAAAGTTCTGGGACCCTCGCTGCAGGTCCTCACCGTGGAGGAGCTTCAGCAACGCGAGGTGGAGCACTGGAAACGCAACACGTCCTTCGGATTGATTTTCGGACTTGGCGTTCTTGTGGGTTTCAGCGTTGGAGGAATTGTTGTTTACCAGATTCTTTATTCAGAAGTGGGAGAACACATCAGTGAATACGCCACGATGAAGGCAATGGGATATAACGATCGGTTCATCGTGGCGATCATCATTCAAGAATCGGTGATTCTTGCGAGCCTGGCTTTTCTGCCGAGCCTGATTGTTTCAGCACTGCTTTACAGAGTTCTGATGCAAGCTACAGGCTTGCTGGTAGTGATTTCGTTCAGTCGGGCTGCCCTGGTGTTCACTATGACCCTGCTGCTTTGTTCAGGCTCAGGCTGGCTGGCCACAGCAAAATTAAGACGCCTTGATCCGGCGGATGTGTTCTGA